One Littorina saxatilis isolate snail1 linkage group LG1, US_GU_Lsax_2.0, whole genome shotgun sequence genomic window carries:
- the LOC138977394 gene encoding uncharacterized protein isoform X2, producing MTMEFLANDAVCFSLLDSISIDPDISLWDEIDGDLDLLSSDLLDLIPPVDTDVFDDFAIQPLKSDTPPTKKQKVHTDHDYFAHLSPGQHSDSGVSLNSLEQDDSYLPSMAATDDHRLASLSDRVSSSTSPYQSESMSPHSDTSDSNPLGLEDFDFSTCMDFGEGLGLDTINTSALSDVSIDFDSRKSSEFRAHSTPSQQHVQTIKTSSGQQAIILVDATTRQPIKIHSVLTRKSSDSDSLPFTMKDIDSDLYSYTEDGRFPDLRLTDEEKELLAREGVSLPANMPLTKEEERVLKSVRRKIRNKISAKESRKRKQGYVDGLERRVKVCTQENQHLHKKVDNLTKENTSLVVQLNKLKAMVSKSGKGHAQASTCVMVLLLSFALLVIPNISPFGSDIINPLAEEGGVRGNARSLLAKDAQQVAKMSLSTERDDTDPYGVSPKPGLLMDDHSPAAYSAKNVDPAASLAGIHDDDANKKLEGHLESKVRSPVVDMEINDTENIVGVEGGRTADSFQSDEPIKAEAETDNSGQPHEKRAHEEVVRDDGL from the exons ATGACGATGGAATTTCTCGCCAATGATGCTGTTTGCTTTTCACTATTGGATAGCATTAGCATTGATCCAGACATTTCTCTGTGGGATGAAATTGAT GGTGACCTTGACCTCCTGTCTAGTGACCTGCTGGATCTGATCCCACCAGTTGACacagatgtctttgatgacttcGCCATCCAGCCGCTGAAGTCGGACACCCCACcgacaaagaaacagaaagtCCACACTGATCACGACTACTTTGCTCATCTCTCTCCCGGTCAGCACAGTGACAGCGGTGTGTCCTTGAACTCTCTGGAACAAGACGACAGTTACTTGCCCAGCATGGCAGCAACAGACGACCACAGGTTGGCGAGTTTGAGCGATCGGGTGTCATCGAGTACATCACCTTATCAGTCGGAGTCGATGTCACCACACTCAGACACTTCAGATTCAAACCCACTTGGGTTGGAGGATTTCGACTTCAGTACGTGCATGGATTTTGGTGAGGGTCTGGGTTTGGATACCATCAACACAAGTGCCCTTTCTGATGTCTCCATTGATTTTG ACTCCAGGAAGAGCAGCGAGTTCCGTGCCCACAGCACTCCAAGCCAGCAGCATGTGCAGACAATCAAAACCAGCAGCGGCCAGCAAGCCATCATCCTGGTGGACGCCACCACCCGTCAGCCTATCAAGATCCACAGTGTCTTGACGCGCAAAAGCAGCGACAGCGACAGCCTGCCCTTCACAATGAAGGACATTGACTCTGACTTGTACAGCTACACAGAAGATGGGCGG TTCCCTGACCTGCGCCTGACAGATGAGGAGAAAGAGTTGCTGGCCAGGGAGGGGGTCAGTCTCCCCGCAAACATGCCGCTGACCAAGGAGGAGGAACGAGTCTTGAAATCAGTGCGCAGGAAAATCAGAAATAAG ATCTCGGCCAAGGAGAGTCGCAAGCGAAAGCAGGGTTACGTTGACGGGTTGGAACGCAGGGTCAAGGTCTGCACTCAGGAAAACCAACACCTGCACAAGAAAGTCGACAACCTCACAAAGGAGAACAC GTCATTGGTGGTACAGCTGAACAAACTGAAAGCCATGGTGTCCAAATCAGGCAAAGGTCACGCCCAGGCATCCACCTGTGTGATGGTCTTGTTACTGTCCTTTGCCCTGCTGGTCATTCCCAACATCTCACCCTTTGGCTCCGACATCATCAACCCTCTGGCTGAAGAAGGCGGTGTCAGAG GTAATGCCCGCAGCCTGCTGGCTAAAGACGCACAGCAAGTGGCCAAGATGTCCCTGTCCACAGAAAGAGACGACACTGACCCTTACGGTGTTAGCCCCAAGCCCGGTCTGCTGATGGATGACCACAGCCCCGCTGCTTACTCTGCCAAGAACGTCGACCCTGCGGCATCTCTTGCGGGCATCCATGACGATGATGCCAACAAAAAGTTGGAGGGCCATCTTGAATCAAAAGTTCGAAGTCCTGTGGTCGACATGGAAATCAACGACACGGAGAATATAGTTGGTGTTGAGGGAGGTCGCACCGCTGATTCATTCCAGAGTGACGAACCGATTAAAGCTGaggcagaaacagacaattCTGGACAGCCACATGAAAAGAGAGCTCATGAGGAGGTTGTTCGTGACGACGGCTTGTGA
- the LOC138977394 gene encoding uncharacterized protein isoform X1, giving the protein MALTAPTSEVLDLLFDEDSGVLSKEFDLDGKDQVETLSFGDLDLLSSDLLDLIPPVDTDVFDDFAIQPLKSDTPPTKKQKVHTDHDYFAHLSPGQHSDSGVSLNSLEQDDSYLPSMAATDDHRLASLSDRVSSSTSPYQSESMSPHSDTSDSNPLGLEDFDFSTCMDFGEGLGLDTINTSALSDVSIDFDSRKSSEFRAHSTPSQQHVQTIKTSSGQQAIILVDATTRQPIKIHSVLTRKSSDSDSLPFTMKDIDSDLYSYTEDGRFPDLRLTDEEKELLAREGVSLPANMPLTKEEERVLKSVRRKIRNKISAKESRKRKQGYVDGLERRVKVCTQENQHLHKKVDNLTKENTSLVVQLNKLKAMVSKSGKGHAQASTCVMVLLLSFALLVIPNISPFGSDIINPLAEEGGVRGNARSLLAKDAQQVAKMSLSTERDDTDPYGVSPKPGLLMDDHSPAAYSAKNVDPAASLAGIHDDDANKKLEGHLESKVRSPVVDMEINDTENIVGVEGGRTADSFQSDEPIKAEAETDNSGQPHEKRAHEEVVRDDGL; this is encoded by the exons ATGGCGTTGACCGCCCCTACATCAGAGGTGCTGGACCTGCTTTTTGATGAAGACAGCGGTGTTCTGAGCAAGGAGTTCGATCTTGATGGGAAAGACCAAGTCGAAACTCTCAGTTTC GGTGACCTTGACCTCCTGTCTAGTGACCTGCTGGATCTGATCCCACCAGTTGACacagatgtctttgatgacttcGCCATCCAGCCGCTGAAGTCGGACACCCCACcgacaaagaaacagaaagtCCACACTGATCACGACTACTTTGCTCATCTCTCTCCCGGTCAGCACAGTGACAGCGGTGTGTCCTTGAACTCTCTGGAACAAGACGACAGTTACTTGCCCAGCATGGCAGCAACAGACGACCACAGGTTGGCGAGTTTGAGCGATCGGGTGTCATCGAGTACATCACCTTATCAGTCGGAGTCGATGTCACCACACTCAGACACTTCAGATTCAAACCCACTTGGGTTGGAGGATTTCGACTTCAGTACGTGCATGGATTTTGGTGAGGGTCTGGGTTTGGATACCATCAACACAAGTGCCCTTTCTGATGTCTCCATTGATTTTG ACTCCAGGAAGAGCAGCGAGTTCCGTGCCCACAGCACTCCAAGCCAGCAGCATGTGCAGACAATCAAAACCAGCAGCGGCCAGCAAGCCATCATCCTGGTGGACGCCACCACCCGTCAGCCTATCAAGATCCACAGTGTCTTGACGCGCAAAAGCAGCGACAGCGACAGCCTGCCCTTCACAATGAAGGACATTGACTCTGACTTGTACAGCTACACAGAAGATGGGCGG TTCCCTGACCTGCGCCTGACAGATGAGGAGAAAGAGTTGCTGGCCAGGGAGGGGGTCAGTCTCCCCGCAAACATGCCGCTGACCAAGGAGGAGGAACGAGTCTTGAAATCAGTGCGCAGGAAAATCAGAAATAAG ATCTCGGCCAAGGAGAGTCGCAAGCGAAAGCAGGGTTACGTTGACGGGTTGGAACGCAGGGTCAAGGTCTGCACTCAGGAAAACCAACACCTGCACAAGAAAGTCGACAACCTCACAAAGGAGAACAC GTCATTGGTGGTACAGCTGAACAAACTGAAAGCCATGGTGTCCAAATCAGGCAAAGGTCACGCCCAGGCATCCACCTGTGTGATGGTCTTGTTACTGTCCTTTGCCCTGCTGGTCATTCCCAACATCTCACCCTTTGGCTCCGACATCATCAACCCTCTGGCTGAAGAAGGCGGTGTCAGAG GTAATGCCCGCAGCCTGCTGGCTAAAGACGCACAGCAAGTGGCCAAGATGTCCCTGTCCACAGAAAGAGACGACACTGACCCTTACGGTGTTAGCCCCAAGCCCGGTCTGCTGATGGATGACCACAGCCCCGCTGCTTACTCTGCCAAGAACGTCGACCCTGCGGCATCTCTTGCGGGCATCCATGACGATGATGCCAACAAAAAGTTGGAGGGCCATCTTGAATCAAAAGTTCGAAGTCCTGTGGTCGACATGGAAATCAACGACACGGAGAATATAGTTGGTGTTGAGGGAGGTCGCACCGCTGATTCATTCCAGAGTGACGAACCGATTAAAGCTGaggcagaaacagacaattCTGGACAGCCACATGAAAAGAGAGCTCATGAGGAGGTTGTTCGTGACGACGGCTTGTGA